DNA sequence from the Actinomycetota bacterium genome:
ACCGGCGGGGCACTCGCCGAACTCGCCGCGAGCGCAGGCGTGGCGTGTATCTCCCCGGTCGAAGGATTGCAGCCTCGGGCCGCTCTCTACTCGCTGGCCCCCTCGGTTCTGGTGACCCTCGAGCGCCTCGGCGTCCTTCCGGACCTCTCCGGAGATCTCAAGGAAGTTGAGTCCGTTTTGGATGCCGGGGCGGCGAACCTTCGTCGCGAGGTTCCGACCGCGACCAATGAAGCCAAACGCCTAGCGGTCGCACTGAGCGGCCGGCTTCCGATCGTGTGGGGCCAAGAAGGGATCTTGTCTGTGGCCGCCGTGCGGTGGCGCTGTCAGTTGAACGAGAACGCGAAGATGCCCGCGTGGTCCGCCGTCCTGCCCGAACTCGACCACAACGAAATCGTCGGCTACGACCCGGGAATCGCGGCGCTCGGAGAGGTCGCCGTTGTTGTGCTTCGGTCGCCCGGGGAGCACCCCCGGATCGCGCGCCGCATCGACGCGACACTGGCGGGGATGGGGGAGCGCGTCGGGGCAGTCTTGGAGGCGACCGCCTCGGGGCAGGCGCCGTCGGCGCGACTGATGTCGGCATGTCTGCTCGGCGACTTCGTCAGCATTTATTGCGCGTTGCTTCGGGGCGCCGACCCGACCCCCGTAGCGGTTATCGAGAGCCTGAAGGCGCAACTCGCGTCGCGGTAGGGCAATCTTTCCGCTTTTCCCCGGCCCCGGGAAACCGCATATGCTTGCCGGGCTTTTTCGTCTCCAGGAGGACTCGGATGGATTTCGACATCAAGGATGCTTCCCTCGCCGCGCGCGGACGTGTTCGGATTGAGTGGGCGGCCGGCCACATGCCGGTCTTGGAGGCGATTCGCGAACGCTTCGCTAAGGAGAAGCCGCTCGCCGGCGTAAGCATTGCGGCGTGCTTGCACGTGACGACCGAGACCGCGAACCTCATGCTCGCACTGCAGGCAGGCGGCGCCGACGTGGCGCTTTGCGCGTCGAACCCGTTGTCCACGCAGGACGACACGGCGGCCGCGCTGGTCGACATGGGGATTCCCACCTACGCCATCAAGGGTGAGGACAACGCAACCTACTACGGTCATATCAATCGCATCTTGGACCGCGAGCCGGTCGTGACGATGGACGACGGCGCCGACTTGGTGAGCGTGCTGCACAAGCAGCGCCAGGGGCAGATCGACAAGATCATCGCGGGGACCGAGGAGACGACAACCGGCGTGATCAGGCTCCGGCAGATGGCGGCCGCGAAGGTACTGCGGTACCCGATCGTCGCCGTCA
Encoded proteins:
- a CDS encoding bifunctional phosphoglucose/phosphomannose isomerase, with product MSVLDDREHIVAVDPSDALGFVERAAEQWAEGVRRARAASISVEAAGIRNVVVCGMGGSGISGDVAVAVAAPLSSVPVAVVKGYDLPSWVGPDALVVCASYSGNTEETLSCFEQARARGARIVAVTTGGALAELAASAGVACISPVEGLQPRAALYSLAPSVLVTLERLGVLPDLSGDLKEVESVLDAGAANLRREVPTATNEAKRLAVALSGRLPIVWGQEGILSVAAVRWRCQLNENAKMPAWSAVLPELDHNEIVGYDPGIAALGEVAVVVLRSPGEHPRIARRIDATLAGMGERVGAVLEATASGQAPSARLMSACLLGDFVSIYCALLRGADPTPVAVIESLKAQLASR